The Mucilaginibacter terrae region ACCTGTGCAAACGAAGATTGGACTGTAAGTACAACAAATAACGAGAACAGTATTACTTTCATTGATACATTATTAGTTTGCCGGTGAGGTTGCTGCACAAGTTAATTGGTTTTATTAATAGATTTTCCCCTTGTAATATGTGCTGCACCAGTAATAGTACGCAGCCATTATCTTACTCCCTGCACATTAAAGCACGAAACAAATGTAGGAGATGGCTAAATGACCAGTATAGACAATTTATGGAATTACATGGACTATGTTCTTGATTCCTTACAATCTATCAACTTCAAAACTTAAATCAATAACAATGGGCATTTTTGTATGCACTCCAAATTAGCGAACTAATATTTTTACATTAGCAAAAAACCGCACCTTAATAGCAGCCATTTTATTAATTCTGAAACAAATCAAGTACAGCAATAATCTACAATTGATACTTTTGCATTAACCGGCAATACAAAATATAGCTCAATAATGGATTATATTATTTTACATTAGCTTATCAAAAAACAAAACCCGCGCAAGGCAGCAATAAAATGAGCACCGACCAGAATTTTAAAACAGATGGGTTTGAAGGCCAACGGGCCATTGTTATACCAAACAATGTTTTAGCTAAGTTTTGTAAGGAGAACGATGTAATAAAGAACGGTTACTTAACCGATGTTGGATACTACCCTAAAGCCAAATTTCATAAACGCGAACGCACAACCGGAGCCACCCAAAACATTTTGATTTATTGTGTTGACGGAAAAGGGACTGCCGATATAGGCACTAACCAATACCAAGTGAGTCCTGGCACTTTTATTATTATTCCACGGGGAGTTAAACATGCCTACCTGTCAAGCGAGCAAAGCCCGTGGACTATATACTGGTGCCATTTTGTTGGCCCGCAAACCGATGAGCTATTCAGATTAATTTATCAAAAAGAAGAGAGCTATAAATATGATGTGGAGTTTGTTGAAGACCGCATCCAGCTATTTGACCGCCTATACAGCTTTTTGGAGCAAGGCTACAGTACCGAAAATTTGACTTATGTAAACCTGCTGATGATGCAATACCTGGGTTCTTTTGTGTTTAGAGACCGGTTTGCCACCAGTTTTGATAAAGCCACCACCAGTTTAGTTGACCGGTCAATAGCTTTTATGCAGGAAAACATTAACCAACCGCTTACCCTTTTTGCAATAGCCACATCGGTTAATGTTTCAACCAGTCATTATTCATCGTTATTTAAAAAAAGGACAGGGTTTTCACCAATAGACTATTTCAATCATCTTAAAATCCAGAAAGCGTGTCAATATTTACAGTTTACACAATTAAGGATACGGGAGATCGCTTTGGAAGTTGGCATTAATGATCCTCTTTATTTTTCACGCTTATTTACACAAACCATGGGATATGGCCCTAAAGAATATCGTAAAAACCGTTTGGCAGTAAAGTAAATAACATTTACCCAGCCATGATGATTGAAAATACAGTTGAAGGAAAAATTGTAAAGAAGATTGATCAGATTATTGAGCATTGCTGTGGCCGGTGGGCATGGCTTAACAGCATTAGCTATTAACAGTTAAGAGCCTATTAAATAGCTTTAGACAAACGGATGCAATGGGCAAAGAGTGCCAGTTATATCCAATACTTATTTAGCTCCGCACGCGATATAACGAGGTAGCGATTTTGCACACATTTAGCACAAAAGAATATCTTAATGGGAATGATATTCTCAATTAGTTTTAAAATAGCTGGCGTTGTTTTTTTGTAATGATAAGGGTGCTTACATTTTGAACAACATAGTTCTGGTTTTGGCATGTTACATTTTACTTATTAGTAATTATGTTGCAACAACGATGTTACTTCCATATTGGTTTTACCAAGTTACGAATTTAACTTTAAAATTAATAAAATATTTCTCCAAAAGAAAAGAATTGAAATATTTAGTGGGTTATGTTTCCATTATCTACATTGCATAAGTAAATCAAACATTCCATGAAAAAAATTATATTCCTGCTATACCTGTTGCCCTCGCTTATTTTTGCGCAAAGCAAAGGCAAAATTCCTAAAACGCTCGACCTGCTTATTGGCACATACACCACCGGTACCAGCAGCGAAGGCATTTATGTATACAGATTTTACACCGAAAGCGGCCGCGTGGCTTATCTAAGCCGTACCGGCGGTGGGGTAGATAACCCCTCGTACCTCTGTGTGGCACCTAATGGCAAGTACGTTTACTCGGTAAACGAAATTGGCGACGACCGCAAGGGCAGCGTAAGCGCCTTTACCTTCGACCCTAAGGTGGGCGCATTAAACCTGATTAAATAAATAAACAGCCGTCAGGGGCTGGCCCTTGTTATATTTCGGTTGATAAGGAGCAGAAGCACGTTTTCTCGGCTAATTATGCGGGCGGTAGTTTATATGTTTACCCTGTTGGTAAGGATGGCTCGCTGGGCGCGGCTTCACAAACCATGCAAGACCCTGCAACCGACCTTGGTCCTAACAAGCAACGTCAGGAGAAACCGCACGTACACACAGCCGTATTATCACCCGATGAAAAGCACCTGCTGTACACAAATTTGGGCAGCGATAAGATCCATATCTACAAATATAAAGCCTCGCAACCACAACCATTAAGCGAACCAACGTCGGTAAGCGTAACCGGTGGCGATGGTCCGCGCCATATTGATTTTAGCGCCAACCGCAAATACATGTACGTAATTACCGAAATGGGTGCGCATGTATTTACTTACGAATACAATGGCGGCAAACCCAAAATGTTGCAAAAAGTAAGCATGATGGAAGACGGCTCGACCAAAGAACCCGGCGGTGCCGACATCCATGTATCGCCCGACGGCCTGTTCCTGTATGCCAGCAACCGTGGTACCGCCAACGAAATTGTGGTTTACCGCATAAACCAGGAAAACGGCATGCTCAGCTTTGTAGAACGTCACAACACCGGCGGCAACCATCCCCGCAACTTTGTGATCGACCCTACAGGCAACTTCCTACTGGTAGCTAACAAAAACAGCAATAACGTGGTGGTATTTAAAATTAACCGCACCACAGGGCAGTTAACGCAAACGGCTAATAAAATTGAGGTGGATAGCCCGAGTTGTTTGAAATTTGCGAGTGTGGAATAAGCCGGCAAAGCTGGAGAAAGATAAATTAAATTCTCACTTAACGAAGGCGAAAGACTTATGAATAAATGCAGAGGCATTATGCCCTTAATTTCACTCATCATGTTAGCATCTTCATGCCATTGGCGAAGTGTGGTAGCAATTATTAAAAACAATACCGCATACACTTACTGTTTTAATGTGGAACGACAGAAATTTTGGTAAGGTTACGGATAGTATGTTATTAAACGATAAGGTGTATATAGATGATTGGGTTGATCCACACAAGAGTACAATGACCTCGTTGCCCAACAGAAAGTTCCGCAATATGCCTGATTCCGAAATGATTGACATTTATATATTTGATCAAGACACGCTTTCCAAGCTACAAAAAAACAGCAAATCTATGGTTTACTAAAACGGTCTTTGTTAAAGAAGATTACTATTCAGGCTAATACCATTAAAGAACCTGTTAGTACTTTTCATATAAATAAGCAAACTATAGCGGTATTTACAAACCAAGGTTCGATTTATATAGATATACATGAAGTTTGCGTTAGGGATTGCAACGGAAAGCCCGGAACGCAGCATAGCGGAGTGAGGACTTGCAGTGTAAAGCCCGTGCCGGAGGCAACGCCCATATTTAGTTATTGGGTATTGGGTTGTTAGGAATTAAGATAGGCAAGCCATTTAATTCACAGTTTAGAGATTGCTTAAACGGCCGCTGCTTTTTCCACTTCTGTCTCGCAAAGACGTGGTGGTTAGCTTTGCGCGTAGAAAAACCCATGTCTTTGCGAGCGATAGCGTGGCAATCTCATCATGCACTGTTCACGAGCCTGTCGCTTTTCGCTCATTCGCCGCGTAGGCTGTTACTTTGTCATAGCCACAAAGTATCCGCCTAAGGCGGACCATCCACAACGATCCCTGCCCACGCACAGGCCCACTCCCGGCCGGGCGTTGTGGAAGCCCCGCGCTCTTTTTAACAGTCAAAGGCCCGAAGTTGCGTCGCAACTTCGGGCCTTTGCTTTTCGCTTTTACTTTGGCCTTTCGCCCTTAACCCTTCTACCTTTCCCGCAGCTGTCAGCTCCCAGCTTCGGGCCGAAAGCGGGGCAGCACAAGATGGCCTTGTGCGGTTGGAAAGGGCCTCTTAGATTTTGCTGAAGCGCGGGCCTTAGAGCGAGCGTAGTCGGGCAAAAGATAAAAAGCCCGTGGTGCTGCCCCGCTTTGCAGCGAGGTTTGTGCGACAACGAAGCTTAGTGGAGGTGTCCGCCTTAGGCGGATGGTTCTTTTATCAAGAAAAAGAACAAAGAGCCCCCGCGGCAATGAGCGGTAGACGCTCTGCTACTCAATCCTTAGCCCCCTCCCTTCCGGGGAGGGCTGGGGTGGGGTTAACACCCATATTTACAAACATAAACGCCCACTTATCCGTCTCCTGCCCTATTATTTGTGCTGTCGACCGTCCTGCACCATGACCGGCATTCGTCTCAATGCGAATCAAAGTTGGGGCCGGGCCTTTTTGCATTTCCTGCAGGCGGGCGGCAAATTTAAACGAGTGCGCCGGAACCACGCGGTCGTCATGATCGGCGGTGGTAACCATGGTGGCGGGGTAACTGGCCGGTTTAAGGGCGTGGTATGGCGAATATTGATAGAGGTATTTAAACATACCCTCGCTATCCTCGGCGGTGCCGTAGTCATAAGCCCAGCCTGCACCGGCTGTAAATTTGTTGTAGCGCAGCATATCCATTACGCCAACAGCCGGGAAAGCAACCTGGCACAAATCGGGGCGCTGGGTTATGGTGGCACCTACCAGCAACCCACCGTTCGATCCGCCTGCAATGGCGAGGTAGTCTTTACTGGTATATTTATGAGTTATCAGGTATTCGGCAGCGGCAATAAAATCGTCGAACACGTTTTGCTTGCGCATTTTAATGCCGGCCTTGTGCCAGGTTTCGCCGTACTCGCCGCCGCCGCGCAGGTTGGGTACGGCGTAAATGCCGCCTTGCTCCAGCAGTACAATGTTCGACGTACTGAACGATGGCGTTAAATTCACCCCAAAACCGCCATAGGCATACAGCAACGTAGGATTTTTACCGTTAAGCACCACCCCTTTTTTGTAGGTAATGATCATGGGCACGCGGGTGCCATCCTTCGATTTATAAAATACCTGCTTGCTCTCATACAACTCGGGGTTAAACTGCACGCCCGACTTTTTATACACGTCCGACTTCCCCGTTTGCACATTGTACTTAAAAATGGTGCTTGGGTACACGTACGAGGTAAACGTATAGTAAATATCCTTATCCTTCTTTTTGGCGCTAAAGCCCGACGCCGTGCCCACGCCCGGCAGGGTAACCGCATGTTCAAGCTTACCCTCCATGCTGTATTGCTGAATGAGCGTAGTGGCATCCTTTAAATAATGCGCAAACAGCTTTCCGCCAGCAGTTGAAATCTCCAGCACATTGGCCGATTTGGCGATCAGGTTTTTCCACTTACCACTCTGCGGATCGGCCGCATTAACCGTTACCAGGCGGTATGTTGGCGCGTACAGGTTGGTGTAGATGTAAAGCTTGCTGCCCACGTTATCAACCACGTAGTGCACATTGTCCATATTGTTTACCACGTTTACAATGGCGCTGCCGGGTTTGCTCAGGTCTTGTATATAAAGCTCGTTGCCGGTGGTGGAATTTGCGGCCGTGATCACCAAGAAGCGTTCATCTTCGGTTAAGTAGGCACTGATGTAGCGGCGAGGGGTTTCGGCACCGCCAAAAATGAGTTTGTCGTCGGCTTGGGGGGTGCCCAGTTTGTGCCAGTAAAGCTTATGCTGATCGGTCATGCCCGATAGCTGGCTACCCTCCTTGGGCTTATCGTACGTGCTGTAATAAAAACCCTCGTTGCCGCGCCAGGCAATGCCCGAAAATTTGACGTCTTTCAGCGTATCGCCCACCACCTGTTTGGTTTGCGCGTTAATCACCACGGCGTTGGTCCAGTCGCTGCCCCCGCCCGAAAGCTGGTAGCCCGCCAAACTGCCGTCTTTACTAAACGATATACCGGCCATCGACGTGGTGCCATCCTTACTGAACGTGTTGGGGTCTAAAAACACTTCCGGTTCGCCACCCTCGGCCTGACGGTACAGCACCGCCTGAGCCTGCAAACCATCATTTTTATAGAAATACGTATAAGCGCCCTCCTTAAAAGGCGCGCTGTACTTGGCATAGTTCCACAGCGTTTCCAGGCGCTTGCGTATGGTTTCGCGGAAAGGGATCTGGTTAAGATAAGCCTGCGTAACCTTGTTTTGTTCCTGCACCCAAGCCTTGGTATCGTCGGCGCGGTCGTCTTCCAGCCAGCGGTATGGGTCGGGCACGGTGGTGCCAAAATAAGTGTCGGTAACGGTCCCCTTTTTAGTTTGGGGGTATGGCGCGGGTTTAATATTCATGCGTTGGGCGTAGCTATGGCCGCAAAATAAGGCAGCCGTGAGCAATAAACAATAGTGTTTAATCATAACATTAGGGTTTTGTTGGCATGCGGGCTTAGGCGGACAGCTAAGTAAATGATTTTGAGGGAATAAAGCAAATGGGGTTTCGGGGATGGAGGAGCGAGGGTATTACTTATTGATCCGGAATTTTAGGAATTTTTAAGATGGGCAGAATTAAAAGCACACCTCCCGTCATGCTGAACTTGTTTCAGCAACCCACATGCTAAGTAGTGCGGCGTTCAACATTGCATGGTTACCGGAAATAAATAGATTCGGCACGATAGGAGTTTTCAACTATTCAACCCATCAATCACTCCCCTATCAACTAACCTTCACCAAAAACTCATCCACTGCCTTAACCGCAGCTTGATAACGCGCCTGGCCGGTTCCTGAGATTATGGTATAATTTGCATTAAGTGCCTGCAACTCGTTATGCCATACTTCCATAAAATGTTCGCGCATGGTGGGGAAGTTGCGCAGCGGGTCGTCTTCCCAGGGTAAATCAATATTGAGAAGCAGGTATAAATCGTAGGTGTGCTTTGGTAACATATCTAATACCTCCTGTGGTGCTTTGCCAAACATTTCATCGCTCCATATTTTAATGGTGATGAAGGTGGTATCGCAAAAGAGCAACTTATTGGCTTTAGGTACATATTCGGCCTCAAGCGCCAACTGGCCGTGAAACATATTTACTTCATCCTGCCAGGTACAATCGCCGGTAAGTTGTTCGCAATAGCCCCGGGCAAACTCGGGTACCCAAACCGTTTGGTAATGGTTAGCCAAATAGGTCGACATGGCGCTTTTGCCTGTGCTTTCGGGCCCAACAACGGCTATTTTAATTATATCCTGCATTTAAACTACTATTATAAGAGATTTTCAAGCAATAATTGTATTTACAATGTTAATTTAGACAATCATCTGCTCCTCTCAACAGCGAAAGTAGAAATGCCTCCTAATCCTCCCGTATTACTTTATAAAACTCATCACGGTAAGTTTCGCCTATCGGGATGGAAGTATCGCCAATATAAACAGTATGGCCATCTATCATCCGCACTTTATTTACCGATACTATATATGATTTGTGCACCCGGTAAAACGGCGGACGGGGCAATTGCTCTTCCAGATCGCGCAGGGTTTGGTAGGTAATAATGCGCTGACCGGGGGTAAATACCGATACATAGTTTTTCAATCCTTCAATATATAGTATCTCGTCATAACCAACCTTTAGATACTTGTTTTTGCTTTCACCCTTTATAAATATATAGTTGGGAGAGGTTTCGGGGAGCGGTGGAGCCGGGGGCGGATTTGTAGGAGCGGTATTACTTGCCGGCTGCAATACATTAAGTGCCTTTTGTGCCGCCTTTAAAAAACGGTCGAACGGTACCGGTTTAAGTAAATAGTCTACTACGTCATGTTCATAGCCTTCCAGCGCATATTCGGGGTAGGCCGTGGTGAGGATAACCTTACACTTGCTGCCGCAAAGTTTCAAAAACTGTATGCCGGTTAAATCGGGCATTTGTATGTCGAGAAAAACCAAATCGACACCACCCTGCTGCACCATGCCTAAAGCGTCGATGGCGCTGGTAGTGGTACCGGCCAGTTCAAGAAAAGGAACTTTGTTAATATAGTCGGCTATAATTTTAACGGCGTAAGCTTCATCATCAACCGCAAGGCAACGTATCATGGTGGTAAATATACTATTTGAGGAATGTGTTTTCCCCACCAAACGGGTAAAGTTGGGGAAATATTAACCATCGCATAATACTCGCTGATTGTTGTTTGAGGTTTTGGCACGAGGCAGAATGTGTATTTTTGATAGCGTAAAGGCTGTTTTTGGTTTATTTGTTGTTTTTGTTTAGTTGATGGTATAACAGTTGCCTATTACTTATCAAACAACAACAAATTAAATTCAACAACTCATTAATACCCCCTGATCGATATGAAAACTAACTTTACCTTCGCCGCCATCATCCTTTTCGCTGCTGCTTTCTTTACCAGCTGCCAAACTCAAAATGTTGCTTCCCGCTTTACTTCTAAATACGCTAAAGCAAACGCAGGTAAAGTATACGCCCAGTCATCAGAAACCGTAGAGTTAGGTTATGCCATGTTAGCCTTAACCGATTTTGCTCAAAACGATACCAATATTGTTGACCATAACTCAGATTACTATGCTGAGGTAATGAACAAATTCGCTTCATTCAAAAACTCAAAAGGTGTACAGCAGCTAAATGCCCAGTTAAGCCGCAACCCCGGGTTAGCCAAAAGCTATGTAGAAGGCTTGTACGCTTTCCAGATGAATAACGGCCGTTTCGGCTTAAAAGCTGATTACCGCATAGACTTAAACAAAATTGACTTTAAACGTTACGGTGCTTTGTTAGAAAATTTCTACAAAGAAGCTGCTTTCCACAGCTTTTACATGCAGCACGAAGGTATGTACAATGGAATGGTAGCAAAAGCTAATAACGAGTTCACTTTAGCTGCAGCACAAAAAACAGTAAATGCTCAAGGTTACCACATCGTAGTATCTCCATTAGCTAAAGGCACTACTACCATGGCTATCAAAGGCCATGCTTATACCGAAGGTGTGATCTTTGCAGGTATCCAAGCCGAAAAAACTCAAAACACTCCTGCTCAGGTTTTAGCCAGCAGAGAATAAGTATTATCGCAGGGTTATCCTGCTAACCAAACTCCCCAAGCCCCTAATTAAGTTTTCATATGTAAGTGTTACGGTCGCCTGATGTTCAGGCGACCGTTTTTTGTAAGTAGTGAACTCATCGCAGACGAGCGGCCATTTTTTTGTTATTTCGTCATTGCGAGGTGGAAAGGGGAAAGTGCATAGGGTACCGAAGCAATCCGGGAGTTTAATAGCACAGGCTCACGTGTCGGTAGTGCCTTAATATACTTTTTGCAAGCAACTACCGGATTGCTTCGACGGCCACGCTCTACCCACTTGTGTCTCGCAATGACGTAGTGGAGGAAATGGTGTAAAAGCTAATCCAAAATCGAACATCCGACTTCCGAAATCAATTTAAATTACTCTGCACAACAAGCCTTTTAAATACTCGCCCTCCGGGAAAGACGACCTTACCGGGTGATCTTCGGGCTGGCAAAACTGGTGGATGAATTGTACCTGCTTGCCGGCATCAAGCGCGGCCCAGGCCAGTACTTGTTTAAAGGTATCAATATCCATAGCGCCCGAGCAGGAATAGGTGGCCAGCAAACCGCCTTTATTGAGCAATAGCATCGCTATGCGGTTCAGGTCTTTATAGGCACGCGAGGCACGGTCTAAGGCCGAGCGCGATGGCGCGTATTTAGGCGGATCGAGTACGATAATATCGAACGTTTCACCTTCGTCTTTAAAGCGGCGCAGTTGTTTGTTTACGTCTGATTGTATAGAATGATGCTTTGCCTCGTTGAGGCCGTTAAGCACGATGTTCCTTTTGAGGGTATCGATAGCCAGTGCCGAACTATCAACACTGGTAACTGATGCCGCACCGTGCTTTAAGCTATTGAGGGTAAAGCCACCGGTATAGCTAAAACAGTCGAGCACTTTTTTACCGGTTGCATAATTAGCAACCAGCATACGGTTATCGCGCTGATCGCAGTAGAAACCCGATTTTTGTCCTTCGGCTATGTTGATGCCGTAGGTTATACCGTTCTCCATTACCTCAACCAACTCGGGCGGCGGGTTGCCGGCCAATACTTCGTTGGCGGTTTCCAGGCCTTCGTGCGCACGCGATGAAGCATCGCTTTTATCATATATACCTTTAGGTTGCAACAAGCGCTGCAACTCATCAATAATAACGGCAATATTGTTTTGTATACCTGAGGTTAATATTTGTACCGATAGGTAATCGGCATATTTGTCAACGATCAGTCCGGGCAAATAATCGGCTTCGCTGAATATGAGGCGGCAGGTGTTAGTTTTACCATCGGCCAGTACAAAGTTGCGGCTATCCACAGCGATACCCACTTTTTGGCGAAACCAGTTATCGTCAATAGCTACGCTTTCGTCCCACTCCAGCAGGCGCAGTGCTACGCGCGATTGATCGTTATAAAATCCCCAGGCCATAAACCGGCCCTGTACATCAAGCAGTTTAACTACATCGCCATTGGCAGGCTTGCCCTTAACCTGCTCTATTGCCCCCGAAAACACCCAGGGGTGACGTTGCAATACCGCCTTCTCTTTACCTTTTTTCAGGATAACCTCAAACATGCGGCAAAGATACCATTTTGACGGTAAACGTAGCTTTGCCCTTTTAAAACGTACCGTTTACACACTGAATCGCTGCAAATGCTCATCAAGATTTTGATAAATGCCCGCGTCGGTATTATCGGCGTTTTGTTTTACACTGCTAATAAGCCTTT contains the following coding sequences:
- a CDS encoding lactonase family protein; this encodes MSVDKEQKHVFSANYAGGSLYVYPVGKDGSLGAASQTMQDPATDLGPNKQRQEKPHVHTAVLSPDEKHLLYTNLGSDKIHIYKYKASQPQPLSEPTSVSVTGGDGPRHIDFSANRKYMYVITEMGAHVFTYEYNGGKPKMLQKVSMMEDGSTKEPGGADIHVSPDGLFLYASNRGTANEIVVYRINQENGMLSFVERHNTGGNHPRNFVIDPTGNFLLVANKNSNNVVVFKINRTTGQLTQTANKIEVDSPSCLKFASVE
- a CDS encoding DUF4932 domain-containing protein, with product MKTNFTFAAIILFAAAFFTSCQTQNVASRFTSKYAKANAGKVYAQSSETVELGYAMLALTDFAQNDTNIVDHNSDYYAEVMNKFASFKNSKGVQQLNAQLSRNPGLAKSYVEGLYAFQMNNGRFGLKADYRIDLNKIDFKRYGALLENFYKEAAFHSFYMQHEGMYNGMVAKANNEFTLAAAQKTVNAQGYHIVVSPLAKGTTTMAIKGHAYTEGVIFAGIQAEKTQNTPAQVLASRE
- a CDS encoding prolyl oligopeptidase family serine peptidase, with the protein product MIKHYCLLLTAALFCGHSYAQRMNIKPAPYPQTKKGTVTDTYFGTTVPDPYRWLEDDRADDTKAWVQEQNKVTQAYLNQIPFRETIRKRLETLWNYAKYSAPFKEGAYTYFYKNDGLQAQAVLYRQAEGGEPEVFLDPNTFSKDGTTSMAGISFSKDGSLAGYQLSGGGSDWTNAVVINAQTKQVVGDTLKDVKFSGIAWRGNEGFYYSTYDKPKEGSQLSGMTDQHKLYWHKLGTPQADDKLIFGGAETPRRYISAYLTEDERFLVITAANSTTGNELYIQDLSKPGSAIVNVVNNMDNVHYVVDNVGSKLYIYTNLYAPTYRLVTVNAADPQSGKWKNLIAKSANVLEISTAGGKLFAHYLKDATTLIQQYSMEGKLEHAVTLPGVGTASGFSAKKKDKDIYYTFTSYVYPSTIFKYNVQTGKSDVYKKSGVQFNPELYESKQVFYKSKDGTRVPMIITYKKGVVLNGKNPTLLYAYGGFGVNLTPSFSTSNIVLLEQGGIYAVPNLRGGGEYGETWHKAGIKMRKQNVFDDFIAAAEYLITHKYTSKDYLAIAGGSNGGLLVGATITQRPDLCQVAFPAVGVMDMLRYNKFTAGAGWAYDYGTAEDSEGMFKYLYQYSPYHALKPASYPATMVTTADHDDRVVPAHSFKFAARLQEMQKGPAPTLIRIETNAGHGAGRSTAQIIGQETDKWAFMFVNMGVNPTPALPGREGAKD
- a CDS encoding LytR/AlgR family response regulator transcription factor, giving the protein MIRCLAVDDEAYAVKIIADYINKVPFLELAGTTTSAIDALGMVQQGGVDLVFLDIQMPDLTGIQFLKLCGSKCKVILTTAYPEYALEGYEHDVVDYLLKPVPFDRFLKAAQKALNVLQPASNTAPTNPPPAPPLPETSPNYIFIKGESKNKYLKVGYDEILYIEGLKNYVSVFTPGQRIITYQTLRDLEEQLPRPPFYRVHKSYIVSVNKVRMIDGHTVYIGDTSIPIGETYRDEFYKVIRED
- a CDS encoding lactonase family protein, with the protein product MKKIIFLLYLLPSLIFAQSKGKIPKTLDLLIGTYTTGTSSEGIYVYRFYTESGRVAYLSRTGGGVDNPSYLCVAPNGKYVYSVNEIGDDRKGSVSAFTFDPKVGALNLIK
- a CDS encoding AraC family transcriptional regulator, producing the protein MSTDQNFKTDGFEGQRAIVIPNNVLAKFCKENDVIKNGYLTDVGYYPKAKFHKRERTTGATQNILIYCVDGKGTADIGTNQYQVSPGTFIIIPRGVKHAYLSSEQSPWTIYWCHFVGPQTDELFRLIYQKEESYKYDVEFVEDRIQLFDRLYSFLEQGYSTENLTYVNLLMMQYLGSFVFRDRFATSFDKATTSLVDRSIAFMQENINQPLTLFAIATSVNVSTSHYSSLFKKRTGFSPIDYFNHLKIQKACQYLQFTQLRIREIALEVGINDPLYFSRLFTQTMGYGPKEYRKNRLAVK
- a CDS encoding ATP-binding protein, which translates into the protein MQDIIKIAVVGPESTGKSAMSTYLANHYQTVWVPEFARGYCEQLTGDCTWQDEVNMFHGQLALEAEYVPKANKLLFCDTTFITIKIWSDEMFGKAPQEVLDMLPKHTYDLYLLLNIDLPWEDDPLRNFPTMREHFMEVWHNELQALNANYTIISGTGQARYQAAVKAVDEFLVKVS
- a CDS encoding class I SAM-dependent rRNA methyltransferase translates to MFEVILKKGKEKAVLQRHPWVFSGAIEQVKGKPANGDVVKLLDVQGRFMAWGFYNDQSRVALRLLEWDESVAIDDNWFRQKVGIAVDSRNFVLADGKTNTCRLIFSEADYLPGLIVDKYADYLSVQILTSGIQNNIAVIIDELQRLLQPKGIYDKSDASSRAHEGLETANEVLAGNPPPELVEVMENGITYGINIAEGQKSGFYCDQRDNRMLVANYATGKKVLDCFSYTGGFTLNSLKHGAASVTSVDSSALAIDTLKRNIVLNGLNEAKHHSIQSDVNKQLRRFKDEGETFDIIVLDPPKYAPSRSALDRASRAYKDLNRIAMLLLNKGGLLATYSCSGAMDIDTFKQVLAWAALDAGKQVQFIHQFCQPEDHPVRSSFPEGEYLKGLLCRVI